The segment AATAGTGACTGATTTTCATCTCTAGCAGTCCGTTTTAGTCAGCGGGTTCTTTTCGCTTGTTATGGTCTAGTGACGAAGCCACGGCCGAACCACTGGTCCGCCAGAGCAAGGCGATACGGCCGACTGGTCGTCCGAAAGATATCCGACCAGCAAGTCAAAAATTAAGTACAGTACCAACGAATTTCCAGTATGGCGTGTCGGGAAGCGGTGAGCGGAGTCGTCTACAAGAACGACCAATTCCTTCTCGTCCACAACAGAGGGTGGGACGAATCGGTCCTTTGTTTCCCGCAGGGCGGTATCAAAGCCGGTGAGAGCGACAGGGAGGCACTCGAACGAGAGCTCGTGGAAGAACTCGTACCAGGGCATTCGAGGTCGTGGATCGCTCGGACCACGTCCACCACTACGAGTTCGCGCAGAGAGATAGCGAGGGATACAGCGAACAGCGTCAGTCGATCTGGTTCGTCGAATTTGTCGGCGAGAAGAACGACGTAGAAACTCCCACCGAAGAAGTCACTCGAGTCGAATGGACTCATCGGAACGACGTCATCGAGAAGATGACGTTCGAAGCGCAACGAGACACGTATCGGAAAGTGCTCTCCGAATGGGACACCGAGATCGACTGAGGCTCCCCTGTCGTGTGGACGGCTGTCACGAATCGGAGCGACTGATCGTCCGCCCACGCGTAAAGGGTGCCTTTTTATGTCGACCGTCCGTACGCCGACCTATATGTTCAAGGCCATCGTGAGCGCCGAAACGCTCACCAGCGCGCTCGATTCGGTGAGCGTGCTGGTCGACGAATGTAAGATCCACCTCGAGGAGGAGGGCCTCGAGATTCGGGCCGTCGATCCCGCCAACGTCGGGATGGTCGACCTCTCGCTCGAGGCGGCCGCGTTCGAATCCTACGAAGCCGACGGCGGCGTCATCGGCGTCGATCTCTCGCGACTCGAGGACATCGCCGGCATGGCCGAATCCGGCCAGCTCATCCAGTTCGAACTCGACGAGGAGACGCGCAAACTCCACATCCAGATCGACGGGCTCGAGTACACCCTCGCGCTGATCGACCCCGACTCGATCCGACAGGAGCCGGACATCCCGGACCTCGACCTGCCGGCGGAGGTCGTCCTCGAGGGCAAAGACCTCAACCGATCGGTCAAAGCCGCCGACATGGTCTCGGACCACATCGCACTCGGCGTCGACGAGAGCGAGGAGTTCTTCTACGTCAACGCGGAGGGAGACACCGACGACGTCCACCTCGAGTTGACGCGCGACGATCTGATCGACCTGCAGGTCGGCCCGGCCCGCTCGCTGTTCTCGCTCGATTACCTGAAGGACATGAACAAGGCGATCCCATCCGATACCGAAGTGACCCTCGCGCTCGGCGAGGAGTTCCCGATCAAGATGTTCTTCGGCTACGGCGACGGAAACGGGCAGGTCACGTACATGCTCGCGCCGCGGATCCAGAGCGACTGATCGAGGGCGGACGACATGTCTGTGCCGTGTCGAAAAAGGGGAGGAGTTACCCTCGAGAAGCCACTAGAAGGGGCATGGTCTCCTCCAGCGACCCTGCTGATTCTCCGTCGAAACACGTCGTCGATATCGACGGCGGGCGGCCGAGCGAAGTCCTCGTCGCGACAGTAGCGGCCCTCGCGAAAACGGACGCGGCCTCGTTACCGCCGCTGTACGACGTCATCGATCCCGAAGCTCTCGACGCGCTCTACGAACACGTTCGAACGCGGACCGTAGGCGAGGCGAACGGCTATCGAGTCACGTTCCCCTACGAGGGCTACGAGGTGTGCGTCGAGTTCGACGGGCGGATTCGACTCGCAACCCCGTAGAATCGGTCACGCCGAGGCGTTCGGCCGAACCCGATCGCGGAGGAACGATCGAAGGTGATCGTTCACCGCGTCGCTCGCTTCGATGAAAACGCAGTGTGAGCCACCCTCGATAGTCTCGAGGGTCGCGTCCGGGATTTTCGTCTCGAGCAGCCGGGCGTTTTCGACGGGGATCACCCGATCCGCGGTGCCGTGGACGACGAGCGTCGGCACCCGGATTTGATCGAGCCGATCCGCGAGGTCGAAGCTCCGGACCGCCCCTGCCTGTGCCTCGATGGCCGGTTCCGGGGCGTCCTGCTCGAGTCGCCACTCGATGATTCGGTCCACGAGATGGGGGTTTCGGTTGGTAAAGCGCTCGGAGAACGCCGGGCGCATCCGGTGGCGGAGTCGCTCCCGTTCGGTCAGTCCCGTCGGCGTCGAGAAGACGTGTTCGCGGGTTTCCTCGGGGATCGGGACCGCGTCCGGTCCGCCGTGGCTCGTACAACAAAGCGTGAGCGAGGCGGCCCGCGAGTAGTCGACGGCGTACTGCTGGGCGATCATCCCACCCATGCTCGCGCCGACGATGTGGGCGTCGAAGATCCCGGCGTCCTCGAGGACGGCCTCGAGGTCAGCGGCCATCCCCTCGATGGAGTAGCTGCCGAGTGTCGAAAGCAGGGGCGCGCGCAGTCGCCGCGGCAGTTTCGAAACGCCCGGCGGGAGGCCGGCGTCCGATCGACCGGTTCCCCGGTTGTCGGGCGCGATCACGTCGAACTCGTTCGCGAGCGCCTCGCGCTGCCAGCGCCACATCCACCGCCCGTAGCCCAGCCCCTGCACGAAGACGACCGGCTCACCCGTCGTCCCGTCCGCGCGCTCGTCTCGCTCGTAGTAGATCGACACGCCGTCTCGAGTGACCCGTGGCATACGTCACCCGACGTGGCCGACGGCCTTGAAATCGAGCATCGACGCGGCGGTGGATGGTCCCGGCGAGCCAACGAGCGAGGTCGGGGAGCGCCGACAACCAGCGCGTTTAACCGCTCCCAGTGAAATCGTTGTATCGATGCAGCGACTGCACGCCCGATACCCCTTCCTCGAGGCGGCCCGCGAGTCGGTCGCCACGGAGGCCGTCGATCTGGCAACCGTCGTCGAGCAGGACCAGGACGTCGTCGAGCGCGCCCGCGAGCGCGTCGTCGCCTCGCTCGAGGAGGGAACGACGGGCGAGCCCCACCGGGATCCCCGCGTGGAACTGCTCTCCTATCCCGTGGCACGGGTGCTCGTCTCGCTCGGCGGCGAGTCGATACTCGTGCGCAAGTACGCCCGCGCCGAAGCCGAAGCGGCCTTCGACCGGTTCACGGACGACCTCGCGGACACGACGGAACTACAGAGCGTCGAGACGGCCGGACTCGACCTCGGGGACCTCCTCGCCGAGTTCGACCTCGAGGAGTCAGTTCGGGCGGTCGACGACGATCGGTACCGGATCGACGTGGGAACGTACCTCCCTCTCGCCGGCGACCTCTGGGAGGACGAGTGGCGACTGGTCAACCGACCGCTCGCGGATGGAGAGGTGCCGGTCGACGAGGGTGAGCTACTGACGCTCCTGCGCGAAGCCGTGCGCGAACGGATCGAGGACGGACTCCCGTTCGACGTTCCGGACGCGATCGGGAACGCGCTCGAGGAGGAAGCCGAGGAGGTCCGCGAGGTGCTCGCGGAACTGGACCTGACTCGGGAGATCGATACCGTCGTTCCGGACCTGTTCCCGCCGTGTATGAAGGCGCTGCTCGACCAGATTCAGAAGGGCGAACACCTGGCCCACCACTCCCGGTTCGCGATCACGGCGTTTCTGGCGAGCATTGGGATGGAGACCGACGACATCGTCGACCTCTACCGGGTGAACTCCTCGTTCGGCGAAGAGATGACGCGCTACCAGACCGATCACATCCGCGGCGATACCTCGCCGACCGAGTACTCCCCGCCCTCGTGTGCGACGATGCAGTCCTACGGCGACTGCGTGAACAAAGACGACCTCTGCGAGCAGATCCCCCACCCGATGGCGTACTACGAACACCGGATCGACGACGCCGACGAGGACGAACTCGAGGACTGGCGGGAGACGACGGCCGAAGGCGACGCCTGAGGGGGGAGCGATACGAGCGGCGATACAACGGAGAAATAGCCTACGCCGAACCCTGCGTGTCCGCGTCCTCGAGTCCGTCTTCCGGATCGTTCAGGGTGTACGCCAGTACGACTCCGACACCCGTGAGAACGACAACGAACCCGACGATCGCCGCGACCAGCATCTGGCCGCCGACGGCCGACATTTGGCCGCCCGATCCGGAGTGGGTCGTCCCGATGTACATCATCGTCGAAACCATGAGAAGA is part of the Halostagnicola kamekurae genome and harbors:
- a CDS encoding DNA polymerase sliding clamp — its product is MFKAIVSAETLTSALDSVSVLVDECKIHLEEEGLEIRAVDPANVGMVDLSLEAAAFESYEADGGVIGVDLSRLEDIAGMAESGQLIQFELDEETRKLHIQIDGLEYTLALIDPDSIRQEPDIPDLDLPAEVVLEGKDLNRSVKAADMVSDHIALGVDESEEFFYVNAEGDTDDVHLELTRDDLIDLQVGPARSLFSLDYLKDMNKAIPSDTEVTLALGEEFPIKMFFGYGDGNGQVTYMLAPRIQSD
- the priL gene encoding DNA primase regulatory subunit PriL, which gives rise to MQRLHARYPFLEAARESVATEAVDLATVVEQDQDVVERARERVVASLEEGTTGEPHRDPRVELLSYPVARVLVSLGGESILVRKYARAEAEAAFDRFTDDLADTTELQSVETAGLDLGDLLAEFDLEESVRAVDDDRYRIDVGTYLPLAGDLWEDEWRLVNRPLADGEVPVDEGELLTLLREAVRERIEDGLPFDVPDAIGNALEEEAEEVREVLAELDLTREIDTVVPDLFPPCMKALLDQIQKGEHLAHHSRFAITAFLASIGMETDDIVDLYRVNSSFGEEMTRYQTDHIRGDTSPTEYSPPSCATMQSYGDCVNKDDLCEQIPHPMAYYEHRIDDADEDELEDWRETTAEGDA
- a CDS encoding NUDIX domain-containing protein translates to MACREAVSGVVYKNDQFLLVHNRGWDESVLCFPQGGIKAGESDREALERELVEELVPGHSRSWIARTTSTTTSSRREIARDTANSVSRSGSSNLSARRTT
- a CDS encoding alpha/beta fold hydrolase; amino-acid sequence: MPRVTRDGVSIYYERDERADGTTGEPVVFVQGLGYGRWMWRWQREALANEFDVIAPDNRGTGRSDAGLPPGVSKLPRRLRAPLLSTLGSYSIEGMAADLEAVLEDAGIFDAHIVGASMGGMIAQQYAVDYSRAASLTLCCTSHGGPDAVPIPEETREHVFSTPTGLTERERLRHRMRPAFSERFTNRNPHLVDRIIEWRLEQDAPEPAIEAQAGAVRSFDLADRLDQIRVPTLVVHGTADRVIPVENARLLETKIPDATLETIEGGSHCVFIEASDAVNDHLRSFLRDRVRPNASA
- a CDS encoding DUF7472 family protein, which produces MIERDSLIEAAAAVLSVLLMVSTMMYIGTTHSGSGGQMSAVGGQMLVAAIVGFVVVLTGVGVVLAYTLNDPEDGLEDADTQGSA
- a CDS encoding HalOD1 output domain-containing protein — encoded protein: MVSSSDPADSPSKHVVDIDGGRPSEVLVATVAALAKTDAASLPPLYDVIDPEALDALYEHVRTRTVGEANGYRVTFPYEGYEVCVEFDGRIRLATP